AACTTTCGACAATTTCGTGTATAGTAGGAGAAGAGTCTATTGTAAAGGGGTTTTATAGAATGGAAATCGTAATGATCACTTCCGGTATGGCATCTGAGAATGGTTATTTGTTATTTAAAGACAAGGAATGTCTCGTCATCGATCCAGGTACAGAAGATATGCGGTTTTTCGATGAAATTGAAAGTCGAGGAGCAACCTTAAAAGCGATTTTGTTGACGCATGCGCATTTTGACCATATCGGAGGTGTCGATATGTTACGACGTTTCACGGAGGCACCGGTCTATGTCCATGCAGAAGAAGCAGGGTGGCTCGGTAATCCGGAATGGAATGGTTCAGCAAAATTCGGAATGCCACCGATGCGGATGAAACCAGCAGATCATCTGTTGCAACCAGGACGGTTGACGATCGGTAGCTTTTCGATGCATGTTCTTGAGACGCCAGGGCACTCACCAGGAAGTGTGACGTTCTACTTCAAAGGAGAGCGAATCGCGTTCGGTGGAGATCTTTTGTTCCAGCAAGGCGTCGGACGAACGGATCTTCATGGTGGGGATCAAGACGTGCTGATGCGTTCGCTCGATCGAATCATCGCGGAATTACCAGCAGATACGACGGTCTATCCGGGGCACGGTCCGAGTACAACGATTCGTCAAGAGATGAAATCGAATCCATTCCTCTGACAAAAAAACTCGCCATCCGAAAGGATGGCGAGTTTTTTTCATTACATCTGGAAGTTTGACCAGTACGTAAAGACGATGAAAAATACAGTTAAGTAAGCTCCAAAGATATAGACATACGTTTTTTCAGTTAAGCGCAAGTAACCAAGCGCTGCAAAAAAGACAGTTTGTGCTAAGAAGACGAAGCCCATGACTAAAAATGAATCCGTATGCTCACTTGAGCTTGCATCGCCACCCAATGCGCCGATAAATGCCATGACTGCGATAATACCAGTCCAGAAACCGAGTACGCGGTACATTCTCCCCATTCCTATAACCCCCTAAATCCGACAGATAGTCAATATACGTACTTATTTTACCAAGCAAACAATCATTCGTCTATCCTGTTCTAGTGATTGTTAAGGAATAACTGTGAACAAAAGATGAAGTTTCAAAAAAAGTTGTACAATAGTTGTACAAAAGGTGTACAAAGTCAAAATGGCATGCTATAGTAACTGTAATGAAACCCCACACTTTGAG
This region of Exiguobacterium acetylicum DSM 20416 genomic DNA includes:
- a CDS encoding MBL fold metallo-hydrolase, yielding MEIVMITSGMASENGYLLFKDKECLVIDPGTEDMRFFDEIESRGATLKAILLTHAHFDHIGGVDMLRRFTEAPVYVHAEEAGWLGNPEWNGSAKFGMPPMRMKPADHLLQPGRLTIGSFSMHVLETPGHSPGSVTFYFKGERIAFGGDLLFQQGVGRTDLHGGDQDVLMRSLDRIIAELPADTTVYPGHGPSTTIRQEMKSNPFL
- a CDS encoding DUF2626 family protein yields the protein MGRMYRVLGFWTGIIAVMAFIGALGGDASSSEHTDSFLVMGFVFLAQTVFFAALGYLRLTEKTYVYIFGAYLTVFFIVFTYWSNFQM